A part of Myxococcus landrumus genomic DNA contains:
- the purE gene encoding 5-(carboxyamino)imidazole ribonucleotide mutase, whose amino-acid sequence MASGNTPWVGVIMGGKSDLEYLQPGIDVLKELGIPHEVRVVSAHRTPDWMMEYASTAESRGLSLIIAAAGGAAHLPGMVSSKTLLPVIGVPMPTTLLNGIDALLSIVQMPKGVPVGTQAIGKPGAANAALHAASILALKYPELRERLAAWRKARTDEVLAHRELS is encoded by the coding sequence ATGGCGAGCGGCAATACCCCTTGGGTCGGGGTCATCATGGGTGGCAAGAGCGACCTGGAGTACCTGCAGCCTGGCATCGACGTGCTGAAGGAGCTGGGCATCCCTCACGAGGTGCGAGTGGTCTCCGCGCACCGCACGCCGGACTGGATGATGGAGTACGCATCCACCGCCGAGTCTCGTGGCCTGTCGCTCATCATCGCCGCGGCGGGAGGCGCGGCCCACCTGCCAGGCATGGTGTCCAGCAAGACGCTGCTGCCCGTCATCGGCGTGCCCATGCCCACCACGTTGCTCAACGGCATCGACGCCCTGCTGTCCATCGTGCAGATGCCCAAGGGCGTGCCCGTGGGGACGCAGGCCATCGGCAAGCCCGGCGCGGCCAACGCCGCCCTTCATGCCGCGTCCATCCTCGCGCTCAAGTACCCGGAGCTGCGCGAGCGGCTGGCCGCCTGGCGCAAGGCGCGCACCGACGAAGTGCTCGCGCATCGGGAGCTGTCATGA
- the purK gene encoding 5-(carboxyamino)imidazole ribonucleotide synthase — MSSRVVLPGGTIGILGGGQLGRMMALSARTLGFQVQTLDPDASCPSRSVVDRCITASFADIAAAEDLAKGCDTVTLEIEKVPLATLEAVARHTPMRPGASVLHIIQHRGRQKGWLARNNFPVGPWREAHSAHELAQAIEALGGRCFVKSSEGGYDGRGQVEVKSAAEAPAAWRELGERSVVVEAALDLQSELSVLVARSPKGEMAVYPPAFNHHEERILAWSLLPGPLPTHVAERATELARGITEALQVEGLLVLELFLLRDGTVLVNELAPRPHNSFHSTEVACLTSQFEQAVRAACNLPLGSVEVVRPAAIVNLLGDLWLREGGPRFEDALALPGVRLHLYGKRDARKGRKMGHLSAVGTTPEDALARVKAAAAVLGV, encoded by the coding sequence ATGAGCTCTCGCGTGGTGCTGCCGGGTGGAACCATTGGCATCCTGGGCGGTGGCCAGTTGGGGCGCATGATGGCCCTCTCCGCGCGCACCCTGGGCTTCCAGGTGCAGACGCTGGACCCGGATGCCTCGTGCCCCTCGCGCTCCGTGGTGGACCGCTGCATCACCGCGTCGTTCGCGGACATCGCCGCCGCCGAGGACCTGGCCAAGGGCTGCGACACGGTGACGCTCGAAATCGAGAAGGTGCCCCTGGCCACGCTGGAGGCGGTGGCGCGTCACACGCCCATGCGTCCGGGCGCCTCCGTGCTGCACATCATCCAGCACCGGGGCCGGCAGAAGGGCTGGCTCGCGCGGAACAACTTCCCCGTGGGCCCGTGGCGCGAGGCGCACTCCGCCCATGAGCTGGCGCAGGCCATCGAAGCGCTCGGAGGCCGCTGCTTCGTGAAGTCCAGCGAGGGCGGCTACGACGGACGCGGCCAGGTGGAGGTGAAGTCCGCCGCCGAGGCCCCCGCGGCCTGGCGCGAGCTGGGTGAGCGCTCCGTCGTCGTGGAGGCCGCACTGGACCTCCAGTCGGAGCTGTCCGTGCTGGTCGCGCGCAGCCCCAAGGGCGAGATGGCGGTGTACCCCCCCGCCTTCAATCACCACGAGGAGCGCATCCTCGCGTGGTCGTTGCTCCCAGGTCCCCTTCCCACGCACGTGGCCGAGCGCGCGACCGAGCTGGCGCGTGGCATCACCGAGGCACTCCAGGTCGAGGGCCTCCTCGTGCTGGAGCTCTTCCTGCTGCGCGATGGAACCGTGCTGGTCAACGAGCTGGCGCCCCGTCCGCACAACAGCTTCCACTCGACCGAGGTCGCCTGCCTCACCTCGCAGTTCGAGCAGGCCGTGCGCGCGGCGTGCAACCTGCCGCTGGGCTCGGTGGAGGTGGTGCGCCCCGCGGCCATCGTCAACCTCCTGGGTGACTTGTGGCTTCGCGAGGGAGGCCCTCGCTTCGAGGACGCCCTGGCGCTCCCCGGCGTGCGGCTGCACCTGTACGGCAAGCGCGACGCGCGCAAGGGCCGGAAGATGGGCCACTTGTCCGCGGTCGGCACCACGCCTGAAGATGCGCTCGCGCGAGTGAAGGCCGCGGCCGCCGTGCTCGGAGTCTGA
- the ybaK gene encoding Cys-tRNA(Pro) deacylase — protein MKTNAARLLDSLGVKYSLRDYEVDLEDQSAESVAAKVGMPAEQVFKTLVARGDRTGVLMAVVPGNAELDLKALARLSGDRKVDTVPLKELQPLTGYVRGGCTAFGGKKDYPVYVDETMELFDEVAVSAGIRGTQLVLAPADYLRVTKAKVGPISRDKA, from the coding sequence ATGAAGACCAATGCCGCGCGGCTGCTCGACTCCCTGGGCGTGAAGTACTCGCTGCGCGACTACGAGGTCGACCTCGAGGACCAGTCCGCGGAGTCCGTCGCCGCCAAGGTCGGAATGCCAGCCGAGCAGGTGTTCAAGACCCTCGTCGCCCGGGGAGACCGCACGGGCGTGCTCATGGCGGTGGTGCCCGGCAACGCGGAGCTGGACCTCAAGGCGCTCGCGCGGCTGAGCGGAGACCGCAAGGTGGACACCGTGCCGCTCAAGGAGCTCCAGCCCCTCACCGGCTACGTGCGCGGGGGCTGCACGGCCTTTGGCGGCAAGAAGGACTATCCCGTCTACGTCGACGAGACGATGGAGCTGTTCGACGAGGTGGCCGTGTCCGCCGGCATCCGAGGCACTCAGCTGGTGCTCGCGCCCGCCGACTACCTCCGGGTGACGAAGGCCAAGGTGGGCCCCATCTCCCGCGACAAGGCCTGA
- a CDS encoding zinc-binding dehydrogenase yields MKAPPVPVAMRALVLNAYDGRPESLQVQRRAVPRPTAGQVLVRMAASPINPADLQFVRGQYGIRNSLPAVPGFEGSGTVVASGGLAGQLLVGRRVACVAPVGGDGLWAEYAVVPLQQCIPLRAHITNEQGASLFVNPFTAWVLMERARAGQHVALAQTAAASSVGRMLGALARRRGLPMVHVVRRAEQVELLRGLGAEHVLSSDEPEFQERLRLMCHQLKVTLAFDAVAGRLTGQLLSALPEGGRVTVYGALSEQECRIDPGDVIFGRKTVDGFALSEWARRGFGREQLKALMGVPSLVGRELETPVRARLPLESAGEAVRIASADMTSGKVLFVPEQGAST; encoded by the coding sequence ATGAAAGCCCCCCCTGTCCCCGTTGCGATGCGCGCGCTGGTCCTCAACGCCTATGACGGGCGTCCCGAATCGCTCCAGGTGCAGCGCCGCGCGGTGCCTCGTCCCACGGCCGGACAGGTGCTGGTGCGCATGGCCGCGTCGCCCATCAACCCGGCGGATCTCCAGTTCGTGCGGGGGCAGTACGGCATCCGCAACTCGCTGCCGGCCGTGCCGGGCTTCGAGGGCAGTGGCACGGTGGTGGCCTCCGGTGGCCTGGCGGGGCAGTTGCTCGTGGGCCGTCGCGTGGCGTGTGTGGCGCCGGTGGGCGGAGATGGGTTGTGGGCGGAGTACGCGGTGGTGCCGTTGCAGCAGTGCATTCCGTTGCGCGCGCACATCACCAACGAGCAGGGTGCCAGCCTCTTCGTGAATCCCTTCACCGCGTGGGTGTTGATGGAGCGCGCTCGCGCGGGACAACACGTCGCGCTGGCGCAGACGGCGGCGGCGAGCAGCGTGGGGCGCATGCTGGGCGCACTGGCTCGTCGCCGAGGCCTCCCCATGGTGCACGTGGTGCGGCGCGCCGAGCAGGTGGAGTTGTTGCGTGGGCTGGGCGCGGAGCACGTGCTGAGCAGCGACGAGCCCGAGTTCCAGGAGCGGCTGCGGCTGATGTGTCACCAGCTCAAGGTGACGCTGGCCTTCGACGCGGTGGCGGGACGGCTGACGGGGCAGTTGCTCAGCGCGTTGCCGGAGGGCGGCCGGGTGACGGTGTACGGCGCGCTGTCGGAGCAGGAGTGCCGCATCGACCCGGGCGACGTCATCTTCGGACGCAAGACGGTGGACGGGTTCGCGCTGTCGGAGTGGGCTCGCAGGGGCTTCGGCCGCGAGCAGCTCAAGGCCCTGATGGGCGTGCCGTCCCTCGTGGGGCGCGAGCTGGAGACGCCCGTGCGCGCGCGGCTCCCGCTGGAGTCCGCGGGCGAAGCGGTGCGCATCGCCTCCGCGGACATGACGTCTGGCAAGGTGCTCTTCGTGCCGGAGCAGGGCGCCTCGACCTGA
- a CDS encoding EAL domain-containing protein produces MTHPLVRQPGVIPLWLWNGTEPGVTSWFQPIVDLRDGEIIGYEVLSRGQGSLESPHELFTHARTSGYTWELERACWTSALRSISRFPEELRQAPFFFNVSPDVLSDPRFGDGSTLELLELHGLGPRHLVLEITEKAVIEDGALLQRLTRECSAQGFGLALDDFGAGHSGLVTLVHCLPRFIKLDQALVRDIHLHDYRQHLVKSLVAFASSVDAILIAEGVETWEEMTVLLRLGIRHAQGYLLARPSPQPKRPSESFETRRREAMRALLLREHADDTTVGGLVIRRTTVESSTSLDEVKKHFHDAPQVDHVVMMDGARPKSLVTRRGLASSAQGHVPLELPLIVEDQMAVTALVELAMSRATEAVYDPVVVTDAQGVFLGTVTMKQVLLRASELAARHEMK; encoded by the coding sequence ATGACCCACCCCCTCGTCCGACAGCCCGGTGTGATTCCTCTCTGGTTGTGGAACGGCACCGAGCCTGGGGTGACTTCCTGGTTCCAGCCCATCGTCGATCTGCGCGACGGCGAAATCATCGGCTACGAGGTGTTGTCGCGCGGGCAAGGCTCACTCGAGTCACCGCATGAGCTGTTCACGCATGCGAGGACCTCCGGCTACACGTGGGAGCTGGAGCGTGCGTGCTGGACGTCCGCGCTGCGCAGCATCTCGCGGTTTCCGGAAGAGCTGCGACAAGCACCGTTCTTCTTCAACGTGAGTCCGGATGTATTGAGCGACCCGCGCTTTGGCGATGGCTCGACGCTGGAGCTGCTGGAGCTGCATGGCTTGGGGCCGCGGCACCTGGTGCTCGAAATCACCGAGAAGGCGGTCATCGAAGATGGCGCCCTGCTCCAGCGGCTGACACGCGAGTGCTCGGCGCAGGGCTTCGGGCTCGCGCTAGATGATTTTGGCGCGGGGCATTCCGGGTTGGTGACGCTGGTGCATTGCCTGCCGCGCTTCATCAAGCTGGACCAGGCGTTGGTCCGGGACATCCACCTGCACGACTACCGGCAGCACCTGGTGAAGTCGCTGGTCGCGTTCGCCTCCAGTGTCGACGCCATCCTCATCGCCGAGGGCGTGGAGACGTGGGAGGAGATGACGGTGCTGCTGCGGCTGGGCATCCGTCACGCGCAGGGCTATCTGCTGGCGCGGCCGAGCCCCCAGCCCAAGCGTCCGTCCGAATCGTTCGAGACCCGTCGCCGCGAGGCCATGCGGGCCCTGCTCCTGCGCGAGCACGCGGACGACACCACCGTGGGAGGGCTCGTCATCCGACGGACCACCGTGGAGTCCTCCACCTCGCTCGACGAGGTGAAGAAGCACTTCCACGACGCGCCGCAGGTGGACCACGTGGTGATGATGGATGGAGCACGCCCCAAGTCGCTGGTGACACGCCGGGGCCTCGCCTCGTCGGCACAAGGCCACGTGCCCCTGGAGCTCCCGCTCATCGTCGAGGACCAGATGGCCGTGACGGCGCTCGTGGAGCTGGCCATGTCACGCGCCACCGAGGCCGTCTATGACCCGGTGGTGGTCACCGACGCGCAGGGCGTGTTCCTGGGCACAGTGACGATGAAGCAGGTGCTGCTGCGCGCCAGCGAGCTCGCGGCGCGCCACGAGATGAAGTAG
- a CDS encoding alkaline phosphatase PhoX, which produces MSSRLLRLATGAMLLGSSLSLTACDGDVGPSGPRGTDGDDGAPGQPGTPGRDGAPGPTGPGSQGQPGPGAVARAPGVEAGTPLSSVIALTFRGDLGTGATNLAEYVKARVNQVVAGTLPTPLVFPLSPASTDSVRTVPGLYSTTVIKWMDPITFNKSGARFGANVDYIAFFGDGWSAQGNAPQYQGSGAAGWMWINHEYISGTKPRIGTAPTGQHLDFARFLRNSGTLSNVVTDGTTWQDDAIATYNKEWKKQVGGSWIRVVQDPSTGEWAVDRSATNVRYDATSATQAKVVGMSLSGVDHDDAGAALPPGVVAGTHNNCSGGQTPWGTILTGEENAQGVYGDPEGGLWTGKNDWVANAPGMMPGAPLAPDFSPPVSGDMVSKDASSSHLKDGYGFLTEVDPGQPADLWYGKDASKPGVGHRKLGVMGRARWENAAIVVDANWKLLADQPIVIYGGDDRRGGRIFKFVSSRPYRAGMAKADIRALLDEGKLYAAHLAGLDNNTGDSLVGGVIPTDEKPGQGRWVELSLGSTDLAPNGEAWGQPTMTVGTALRDASYNAIGGFTDDDQVRKLLWTAANKVGVMELNRPEDLEWNPKDPSGSPLLYVAFTEHGDPTALDQQGRVATAARGQDGTWAVKTRAATENRATDRVGSIFAIREANSAAPASSRTFSFFRVWKGETAATSGAPEFSAAKPDNLLIDRDGGVWFGTDGNFGVNKVADGVYYLNQNPAHRGNAYFRRAFRVLSMPSDAEATGPAFSADMKTLFVSVQHPGEDQFSVWP; this is translated from the coding sequence ATGTCTTCTCGACTGCTGCGGCTCGCGACCGGCGCGATGCTTCTGGGTAGCTCCCTGTCCCTCACCGCGTGCGACGGTGACGTAGGCCCCTCCGGCCCGCGAGGAACCGACGGTGACGACGGTGCACCGGGCCAGCCTGGGACGCCGGGCCGCGATGGAGCGCCAGGTCCCACAGGGCCGGGCTCGCAGGGACAGCCGGGGCCTGGCGCCGTGGCGCGTGCTCCTGGCGTGGAGGCGGGCACGCCCCTGTCATCTGTCATCGCGCTGACGTTCCGCGGTGACCTGGGGACGGGCGCGACGAACCTGGCGGAGTACGTGAAGGCGCGTGTGAATCAGGTGGTCGCCGGCACGTTGCCCACGCCCCTCGTCTTCCCGCTGTCGCCCGCGTCCACGGACTCGGTGCGCACCGTGCCGGGCCTGTACTCCACCACGGTCATCAAGTGGATGGACCCCATCACCTTCAACAAGTCCGGCGCCCGCTTCGGCGCGAACGTGGACTACATCGCGTTCTTCGGTGACGGCTGGAGCGCGCAGGGCAACGCGCCGCAGTACCAGGGCAGCGGAGCGGCCGGGTGGATGTGGATCAACCACGAGTACATCTCTGGCACGAAGCCTCGCATCGGTACGGCGCCCACGGGGCAGCACCTGGACTTCGCCCGCTTCCTTCGCAACAGCGGCACGTTGTCCAACGTGGTGACAGATGGAACCACGTGGCAGGACGATGCCATCGCCACCTACAACAAGGAATGGAAGAAGCAGGTGGGCGGCAGTTGGATTCGCGTCGTGCAGGACCCGTCGACGGGCGAGTGGGCCGTGGACCGGAGCGCGACCAACGTGCGCTACGACGCCACCAGCGCGACGCAGGCGAAGGTGGTGGGCATGTCGCTGTCGGGCGTGGACCACGATGACGCGGGGGCGGCGCTGCCTCCCGGTGTGGTGGCGGGAACGCACAACAACTGCTCGGGAGGCCAGACGCCGTGGGGCACCATCCTCACGGGAGAGGAGAACGCGCAGGGCGTCTACGGCGACCCGGAAGGTGGCTTGTGGACGGGGAAGAATGACTGGGTGGCCAACGCGCCCGGCATGATGCCCGGCGCGCCGCTCGCTCCGGACTTCTCTCCGCCGGTGTCCGGAGACATGGTCAGCAAGGACGCGAGCTCCTCGCACCTCAAGGACGGCTACGGCTTCCTCACCGAGGTGGACCCGGGGCAGCCCGCGGACCTCTGGTACGGCAAGGACGCGTCGAAGCCGGGCGTGGGCCACCGCAAGCTGGGGGTCATGGGTCGCGCGCGCTGGGAGAACGCGGCCATCGTCGTGGACGCGAACTGGAAGCTGCTCGCCGACCAGCCCATCGTCATCTACGGCGGTGATGACCGCCGAGGTGGCCGCATCTTCAAGTTCGTCTCCAGCCGTCCGTACCGGGCGGGCATGGCGAAGGCGGACATTCGCGCGCTGCTCGACGAGGGCAAGCTCTACGCCGCGCACCTCGCGGGCCTGGACAACAACACGGGTGACTCGCTCGTGGGCGGCGTCATCCCCACCGACGAGAAGCCGGGGCAGGGGCGCTGGGTGGAGCTGAGCCTGGGCAGCACGGACCTGGCGCCCAACGGCGAGGCGTGGGGCCAGCCGACGATGACGGTGGGCACCGCGCTGCGCGACGCCAGCTACAACGCCATCGGCGGCTTCACGGATGATGACCAGGTCCGCAAGCTGCTGTGGACGGCGGCGAACAAGGTGGGCGTGATGGAGCTCAACCGCCCCGAGGACCTGGAGTGGAACCCGAAGGACCCGAGCGGCTCGCCGCTGTTGTACGTGGCCTTCACCGAGCACGGTGACCCGACGGCGCTCGACCAGCAGGGGCGTGTCGCCACGGCCGCGCGCGGGCAGGATGGGACGTGGGCGGTGAAGACGCGCGCCGCCACGGAGAACCGCGCGACGGACCGCGTGGGCTCCATCTTCGCGATTCGCGAGGCCAACAGCGCGGCGCCAGCGAGCTCGCGCACGTTCTCCTTCTTCCGTGTGTGGAAGGGCGAGACCGCGGCGACCAGCGGGGCGCCCGAGTTCTCCGCCGCCAAGCCGGACAACCTGCTCATCGACCGCGATGGCGGCGTGTGGTTCGGGACGGACGGCAACTTCGGCGTCAACAAGGTGGCGGACGGCGTCTACTACCTGAACCAGAACCCGGCGCACCGAGGCAACGCGTACTTCCGCCGCGCCTTCCGCGTGCTGTCCATGCCGAGCGACGCGGAGGCCACGGGCCCCGCGTTCAGCGCGGACATGAAGACACTCTTCGTCAGCGTCCAGCACCCCGGCGAGGACCAGTTCAGCGTCTGGCCGTAG
- a CDS encoding DUF192 domain-containing protein has product MMPPRRLALVVLPLLLGACQQNAEGRQPTPPPAPVKPPVTDVTAKDYVSPPLPRAHVRLKDAFGGVHRVEVEVAATPASRERGLMWRTELAAGKGMLFLFPTEGMQGFWMRNTLIPLDMLFITSDLHVAGIVSRAVPKTFESRSVGAPSQYVLEVPGGWAEKVGVRKGSPVEFEGVSGIEIVP; this is encoded by the coding sequence ATGATGCCCCCGCGTCGGCTCGCGCTCGTGGTGCTTCCGCTGCTCCTGGGGGCCTGCCAGCAGAACGCGGAGGGCCGACAACCCACTCCGCCTCCGGCCCCCGTGAAGCCTCCTGTCACCGACGTCACCGCGAAGGACTACGTGAGCCCGCCGCTGCCTCGTGCGCACGTGCGGCTCAAGGATGCGTTTGGCGGGGTGCACCGGGTGGAGGTGGAGGTGGCCGCCACGCCTGCTTCGCGCGAGCGCGGCCTGATGTGGCGCACGGAGCTGGCGGCGGGCAAGGGCATGCTCTTCCTCTTCCCGACGGAGGGGATGCAGGGCTTCTGGATGCGCAACACGCTCATCCCGCTGGACATGCTCTTCATCACCTCGGACCTGCATGTCGCCGGCATCGTGTCGCGCGCGGTGCCGAAGACGTTCGAGTCGCGCTCGGTGGGCGCGCCCAGCCAGTACGTGCTCGAGGTGCCGGGCGGCTGGGCGGAGAAGGTGGGCGTGCGCAAGGGCAGCCCCGTCGAGTTCGAGGGCGTGTCGGGAATCGAAATCGTTCCCTGA
- the plpQ gene encoding motility regulator PlpA gives MSEQKPGPEHRQHGRAPIELKVDYKKLNSFFADYTKNISKGGTFIKTKKPLPIGTRFLFKLTVPHREAPFELLGEVVWSKADGDEPGMGIRFIYSSDAQRVEFETVVERLMSDSLGPELTEKLLNKPLHPQHP, from the coding sequence ATGTCCGAACAGAAGCCAGGTCCCGAGCACCGCCAGCACGGGCGCGCGCCCATCGAGCTGAAGGTCGACTACAAGAAGCTCAACTCGTTCTTCGCCGACTACACGAAGAACATCAGCAAGGGGGGCACCTTCATCAAGACGAAGAAGCCGCTGCCCATCGGCACGCGCTTCCTCTTCAAGCTGACGGTGCCGCACCGGGAGGCGCCCTTCGAGCTGTTGGGCGAGGTGGTCTGGTCCAAGGCGGACGGCGACGAGCCGGGCATGGGCATCCGCTTCATCTACAGCAGCGATGCGCAGCGGGTGGAGTTCGAGACGGTGGTGGAGCGGCTGATGTCCGACAGCCTGGGCCCCGAGCTCACCGAGAAGCTGCTCAACAAGCCGCTGCACCCCCAGCACCCATGA
- a CDS encoding YybH family protein: MLIRFLAVCALSLLAACASKRIPGTDIDDNSDTRAILAVMEKYRSAVEARDAQAIQSLVSNDFHEDAGTPNEPEDDLTAANLAPYLATLFQQLQSPKVELDVRRIQVGKEVATAIYYWKVNWRMPSLTPRPQREAELEQMVFRKEGDTWKILTGI; the protein is encoded by the coding sequence ATGCTCATCCGCTTCCTCGCTGTTTGCGCCCTGTCCCTGTTGGCCGCCTGCGCTTCGAAGCGCATCCCCGGCACCGACATCGACGACAACTCCGACACGCGCGCCATTTTGGCAGTGATGGAGAAGTATCGGTCTGCCGTTGAGGCACGCGACGCGCAGGCCATCCAGTCCCTGGTGTCCAACGACTTCCACGAGGACGCGGGGACGCCCAACGAGCCCGAGGACGACCTCACGGCGGCGAACCTCGCCCCGTACCTGGCGACGCTCTTCCAGCAACTCCAGTCACCCAAGGTGGAGCTGGACGTGCGCCGCATCCAGGTCGGCAAGGAGGTGGCCACGGCCATCTACTACTGGAAGGTGAACTGGCGCATGCCCAGCCTCACCCCCCGCCCCCAGCGGGAGGCGGAGCTGGAGCAGATGGTGTTCCGCAAGGAAGGCGACACCTGGAAGATTCTCACCGGAATCTAG
- a CDS encoding homoserine kinase — protein MAVHTALSPEVFTRIADTFGLGSVRGVTPIPQGSINTNHRMETDSGRYFVRHTTVRSSDDLRFESALLNHLAAHHFPSPVLLTTRDGATFVEMEGGRVSVFRWLAGEEKRHPGLTAEHLERLGTELGKLHRDTQSFTGSRGNPYSPDVVSGWLGELARHPDATLSGLAGELEQALATAESRRQGLEPLGVIHADLFTDNVKWLGDSVGAFFDFEMACREAYGLDLVITLNAWCFDQGQYLPELCRALVRGYQDIRPLAPVERANLFGHALFGAVRFTSSRIRDYHLSPLPADKLVRKDYRTYLARTRALTAMGPEGYAALLGLRVV, from the coding sequence ATGGCAGTTCACACGGCGCTGTCCCCCGAGGTCTTCACCCGCATCGCCGATACCTTCGGGTTGGGGAGTGTGCGCGGGGTGACGCCCATCCCCCAGGGCTCCATCAACACCAACCACCGGATGGAGACGGACAGCGGCCGCTACTTCGTTCGCCACACGACGGTGCGCTCCTCGGACGACCTGCGCTTCGAGTCCGCGCTGCTCAATCACCTGGCCGCGCATCACTTCCCCTCGCCGGTGCTGCTGACCACGCGCGACGGCGCGACCTTCGTGGAGATGGAGGGGGGCCGCGTCAGCGTCTTCCGCTGGCTGGCGGGCGAGGAGAAGCGCCACCCGGGCCTCACCGCGGAGCACCTGGAGCGGCTGGGCACGGAGCTGGGCAAGCTGCATCGCGACACGCAGTCCTTCACGGGCTCGCGCGGCAATCCCTACTCACCGGACGTCGTGAGCGGCTGGCTGGGGGAGCTCGCGCGGCATCCCGATGCGACGCTGTCCGGGCTCGCTGGAGAGCTGGAGCAGGCGCTCGCCACGGCGGAGTCGCGGCGCCAGGGGCTGGAGCCGCTGGGCGTCATCCACGCGGACCTCTTCACCGACAACGTGAAGTGGCTGGGCGACAGCGTGGGCGCGTTCTTCGACTTCGAGATGGCCTGCCGCGAGGCCTATGGCCTGGACCTGGTCATCACCCTGAATGCGTGGTGCTTCGACCAGGGGCAGTACCTGCCGGAGTTGTGTCGGGCGCTGGTGCGCGGCTACCAGGACATCCGGCCCCTGGCCCCGGTGGAGCGGGCGAACCTCTTCGGCCACGCGCTCTTCGGGGCGGTGCGCTTCACGTCCAGCCGCATTCGCGACTACCACCTGTCGCCGCTGCCGGCCGACAAGCTGGTGCGCAAGGACTACCGCACGTACCTGGCCCGGACGCGCGCGCTGACGGCGATGGGGCCGGAGGGCTACGCGGCGCTGCTCGGGCTGCGAGTCGTGTGA
- a CDS encoding tetratricopeptide repeat protein, whose product MNTEGQTDWKRRESWKSALAQVAVVALLLAGAVTWFVHRGTVRKQTEEHLRAARAAAARGNPADLARALGELETLFQVDDQARDAQALAADLQTVLWLDHHQPGADAKAREHLSRAEQLDSRSGERFATRALHLLAEGKTAEAEKFLGELQAQGASSPRLTLAMALTLQAKGDLPAARQAFARAAENAYRDPRFSSAYGLALLDEGQHDQAVEAFEKALQANPEHLLARLSMGLAQVYQGKKLEEAQRALDAASQKQAELTPVLLSRVGALKAELALTRGAADQALQDADSALKAVPDDVYALFARARALATRKDAQARAAFEAALARRRTAPLLYLDGARSLQASGDNAGALALLDAYEGTFSNIQVATADGKKVRLLEQDGRYWLARGGLLEAAGRQDDALGAYDKAIAAKGVGLARAQYAKGALLVVRKDYENAKVLLATVAPDTGAGTLPEAYSAMGDLLFAQSAYAAGCQHYYFGLVRARAQGTPREELAARIDTVKKGLESAGQGAMAKAWVTETNTLLQ is encoded by the coding sequence ATGAACACGGAAGGTCAAACCGACTGGAAGCGCCGCGAGAGTTGGAAGAGCGCGCTGGCACAGGTGGCGGTGGTGGCCTTGCTGCTGGCCGGAGCCGTCACCTGGTTCGTCCACCGCGGCACGGTGCGAAAGCAGACAGAAGAGCACCTGCGCGCCGCCCGCGCCGCGGCCGCCCGAGGCAATCCCGCGGACCTGGCCCGCGCCCTGGGAGAACTGGAGACGCTGTTCCAGGTGGATGACCAGGCCCGCGACGCCCAGGCCCTGGCCGCGGACCTCCAGACGGTGCTGTGGCTGGACCACCACCAGCCCGGCGCGGATGCCAAGGCGCGCGAGCACCTGTCTCGCGCCGAACAGCTCGACTCCCGCTCCGGCGAGCGCTTCGCCACGCGCGCGCTCCACCTGCTCGCGGAGGGCAAGACGGCCGAGGCGGAGAAGTTCCTCGGAGAGCTTCAAGCCCAGGGCGCCAGCAGCCCCCGGCTGACCCTGGCCATGGCCCTGACGCTCCAGGCGAAGGGGGACCTTCCCGCCGCGCGCCAGGCCTTCGCCCGCGCCGCGGAGAACGCCTACCGGGACCCTCGCTTCTCCAGCGCGTATGGCCTGGCCCTGCTCGATGAGGGGCAGCATGACCAGGCAGTGGAGGCCTTCGAGAAGGCCCTCCAGGCCAACCCGGAGCACCTGCTCGCGAGGCTGAGCATGGGGCTCGCCCAGGTGTACCAGGGCAAGAAGCTGGAGGAGGCCCAGCGCGCCCTCGATGCCGCGAGCCAGAAGCAGGCGGAGCTGACGCCCGTGTTGCTCTCGCGCGTGGGCGCACTGAAGGCGGAGCTGGCGCTGACGCGAGGCGCGGCGGACCAGGCGCTCCAGGACGCGGACTCAGCGCTGAAGGCCGTGCCGGATGACGTCTACGCGCTCTTCGCCCGGGCCCGGGCCCTGGCCACGCGGAAGGACGCCCAGGCACGCGCCGCGTTCGAGGCCGCGCTGGCTCGGCGCCGCACCGCGCCCCTGCTCTACCTGGACGGCGCGCGCAGCCTCCAGGCGTCGGGGGACAACGCGGGCGCGCTGGCGCTGCTGGATGCCTATGAAGGGACCTTCTCCAACATCCAGGTGGCGACCGCCGACGGGAAGAAGGTCCGCCTGCTGGAGCAGGACGGGCGCTACTGGCTGGCGCGGGGGGGACTGCTCGAGGCCGCGGGGCGGCAGGACGATGCGCTGGGGGCCTACGACAAGGCCATCGCCGCCAAGGGCGTGGGGCTGGCCCGGGCGCAGTACGCCAAGGGCGCGCTGCTGGTCGTGCGCAAGGACTACGAGAACGCGAAGGTGCTGCTGGCCACGGTGGCTCCGGACACCGGCGCGGGGACGCTGCCGGAGGCCTACTCCGCCATGGGCGACCTGCTCTTCGCGCAGAGCGCATATGCGGCCGGCTGCCAGCACTACTACTTCGGGCTGGTGCGCGCCCGGGCCCAGGGCACGCCGCGCGAGGAGTTGGCGGCGCGCATCGACACCGTGAAGAAGGGCCTGGAGTCCGCGGGCCAGGGCGCGATGGCCAAGGCCTGGGTCACCGAGACGAACACGTTGCTGCAATGA